A single region of the Lycium barbarum isolate Lr01 chromosome 2, ASM1917538v2, whole genome shotgun sequence genome encodes:
- the LOC132623827 gene encoding aldehyde oxidase GLOX1-like: MAIRTTIPLFNILWQLLLLLLLPCHPNLANAAGGKWKLLMSNIGISAMHMQLLNNDRVIMYDRTDFGVSNISLPNGICRNNPNDLALKVDCTAHSVEYDVSTNSVRPLMVQTDVWCSSGSATSDGTLVQTGGFNDGKQMVRVFKPCSTCDWQEMGAGLIQSRWYSTNHLLPDGRQIIIGGRDAFNYEFYPKTTTTNNVFSLPFLQQTNVPREENNLYPFVFLNVDGNLFIFANDRAILFDYTTNTVVKTYPQIPGGDPRNYPSTGSAVLLPLKNLRAQTVQAEVLVCGGAPRGSYLRATKGDFVGALSTCGRITITDPNPQWTMETMPLARTMGDMVILPNGDVLIINGAASGTAGWQTARNPVLSPVIYRPDNPSDSRFEVQNPNTIPRMYHSTAVLLRDGRVLVGGSNPNEFYNFTGVLFPTDLSLEAFSPSYLDAESANLRPQIMSPASHLKFTYGQRVDIQFTASGLLNRDSIKVTMVAPGFNTHTNTMNQRMLVLPRGIVRQVRKSAYQVSCVFPSSGKLAPPGYYLLFVVHQDIPSEAIWVRIN; encoded by the coding sequence ATGGCAATTAGAACAACAATTCCTCTTTTCAACATTCTTTGGCAGTTGCTTCTGCTTTTGCTACTGCCTTGTCACCCAAACTTGGCTAATGCTGCCGGGGGCAAGTGGAAGTTACTCATGTCCAACATTGGCATATCAGCCATGCACATGCAACTCCTCAACAATGATAGAGTCATCATGTACGATCGTACTGACTTTGGCGTATCTAACATCTCGTTGCCCAATGGCATATGTCGCAACAACCCTAATGACCTCGCCTTGAAAGTCGATTGCACTGCCCACTCTGTTGAATACGACGTGTCCACTAATTCGGTGCGACCCCTCATGGTCCAGACCGACGTGTGGTGCTCTTCTGGCTCAGCCACCTCTGACGGCACTTTGGTCCAAACGGGTGGTTTCAACGACGGCAAACAGATGGTGAGAGTTTTCAAACCGTGCAGCACTTGCGACTGGCAGGAAATGGGAGCTGGCCTAATTCAAAGTCGGTGGTATTCCACCAATCATCTTCTTCCTGACGGAAGGCAAATTATCATTGGCGGTCGTGACGCTTTTAACTATGAGTTTTATCCAAAGACCACAACAACCAATAACGTATTTAGCCTACCCTTTCTTCAACAGACTAATGTTCCGAGAGAGGAAAACAATCTATACCCGTTCGTTTTTCTTAATGTGGATGGAAATCTATTCATTTTCGCAAATGATCGAGCTATCTTATTTGACTACACGACGAACACCGTAGTGAAAACTTACCCACAAATACCTGGTGGCGACCCAAGAAATTATCCAAGTACGGGTTCTGCAGTTCTTCTTCCGTTAAAGAACTTGCGGGCACAAACAGTTCAAGCTGAAGTTTTGGTGTGTGGTGGAGCGCCAAGAGGCTCATACCTCAGAGCAACAAAAGGTGACTTTGTGGGTGCATTAAGCACGTGTGGGCGGATTACAATTACTGACCCGAATCCACAGTGGACCATGGAGACCATGCCACTTGCTCGGACAATGGGTGACATGGTGATTTTACCAAATGGAGATGTCTTGATCATCAATGGAGCTGCATCGGGCACTGCTGGATGGCAAACTGCTAGGAACCCGGTCTTGAGTCCGGTGATTTATCGACCCGATAACCCATCTGATTCTAGATTCGAGGTACAAAACCCGAATACCATACCCAGAATGTACCACTCAACCGCAGTTTTACTTCGAGATGGTCGGGTTCTTGTTGGTGGTAGTAACCCAAATGAGTTTTACAACTTCACCGGAGTTCTTTTTCCAACAGACTTAAGCTTAGAGGCATTTTCACCATCCTATTTGGATGCGGAATCTGCTAATCTGCGGCCACAAATCATGTCTCCCGCTTCGCATCTTAAATTTACGTATGGCCAACGTGTTGACATTCAATTTACTGCTTCCGGGTTACTAAACAGAGATTCGATCAAAGTGACGATGGTTGCACCCGGTTTTAATACACATACAAATACTATGAATCAAAGAATGCTGGTACTTCCAAGAGGAATTGTAAGACAGGTCAGAAAATCTGCCTATCAAGTGAGTTGTGTGTTTCCAAGTTCGGGTAAACTGGCGCCACCTGGTTACTATCTTCTATTTGTGGTTCATCAGGACATCCCAAGCGAGGCAATTTGGGTCAGGATCAATTAA